One Oncorhynchus mykiss isolate Arlee chromosome 25, USDA_OmykA_1.1, whole genome shotgun sequence genomic window, tatgctgagcacttgttggctgcttttccttcactctgcggttcaactcatccaaATTGGGTTGAGGCCGGGTCATCTGTCGAGGCCGGGTCATCTGATccctcttggtcaaatatcccttacacagccttgaggtgtgtttttggttattgtcctgttgaaaaaaatgttagtcccactaagcccaaaacaGATGGGGTTGctgcggtagccatgctggttaagtgtgccttgaactctaaataaatcacagacagtaccaccagcaaagcactcccacaccacctcctccaagATTCACggtgtcctcagttgcaacacttactaccgagttccaatctgcctctggaagcaatatcagcacaataactgttcgtcgggaaaTCCATGAAATGGGTCTCCATGGCtgagcacacaagcctaagatgcaATGCCAAgtttcggctggagtggtgtaaagctcgctgccattactcagtactttgttgaagcacctttggcagcgattacagcctcaagtcttcttggcacacctgtatttggggagtttctcccattcttctctgcagatcctctgaagctctgtcagattggatggggagcgtcgctgcacaactattttcatgtctcaacagatgttcgatcaggttcaagtcggtctctggctgggccactcgatgggttattagcaattgcgggcgGGTGAACAAACCGCTGATCCACGCATCATTAATAGTGACCCAGCCAAATTCATGAGCCTTTGTCTGTCTATACAGTGTGGGGACGTGCTTTATGAGAAACGCCACTATGAGAAGGCCCACTGGGCGTGCATCACGGTTCACGAGGACACCTACGAGCAGAGCATCTGTTACGGTTTCATGAAGCTCATGAGATACATCTGCCAGCAAAACTCCTCAGGTGAGTCCAAAGCAGCCTTTACAGTAGTCATCGAGTCTTTATTCTTCAAACGTCATCCTTGTTTAGCCAAATCTACTGCAGATTCTTGGTTGTTCATGTCCTGTCCTTAGGTACCTATCTGGGTATGACCATCCCTATCCTGACGGTGATCCGCACGGACGAGAACCACTCGGTCTTGTCCAGTGACGTCACTGTGGCCTACTACCTGCCCACAGAATACCAAGCCCAGCCACCCCAGCCTTCTGACACTGAAATAAGCATTGAGGAATGGCCTGCCACTACTGTATACACAAGGTTGGCGATTATGTTGTGCTGCCTGATACATTTTATGGCAATACAATATGGAAGTAGATACGTTAACATCAAATTGTAATCATCACTGGAGCCACTTTGTCAGTTTGAGGCATGAACAAGTTCAGTTTCTGGCAAACTGTTTCGGCCTGCAGTTAGCCAAGAAGTTCGCTTACTGGGAATCTCGGAACCAAATCACATGTacgtaactagctagctactctattGGACACAAACATTTGTTAAGTCAGTCACGAGAGACTAACTAGCTTCAATGCTTCCAAATATGACAAAGTGGCTCCAGTCGTGTTTCCATTTAGCCCATTGTGACATTCACTTTCATGGCATATTGTACTGGACAATCTCATTGGAATTTATACAGCAGAATGGGTAGGGAGGTTAAAATACCTTAAAACGCACAGCTCCATTACTTGAATCAAATCTCATTAAATTCCTATGTGCCCCTTTCTCGCTCCAGGGCCTTCGCTGGTGCTACGAACGAGGTGACCATCATCAACGAGATCCGCACCATGGCGGAAGTGCTCGACTCCCCCGCCATATGCGTGAATGACTCATTCATTGTCGCCGGCTACACAAACCCCGCGGCGGTAAACCGACAGAACGAGATTTGGTTCCTGGAGCAGCCTTGAGGGCCAGCCTGACCTTGACCTCTCCTCCTGAACTTGACCCACCCAACACCCCGTCCTTATCTGACACTACCGATTCACCCCTAATGGAAACCCCTTCCCATTTTAGAAAGAGAAGAGACTTTGGGACTTTGCTGAAAAAGGTCCTTATTACCAGTTCTGAGCAAGGCTGCATCATTTGGGTCCATTAATCCTCTAGAGTCTAAACCTGGAAGGGGGTGGGGTTCTActaagctgacatatggaattgttttaagatggtcatacaaAGGATCACTTAGATATTCGATTTTAGGACCCAAAAATATAcaattatttgatgaaacattgaatttggccttactgctattagcccataaaCACACTGAATTACAGATTCATACAGGGAAAAACATCTACTGGAagtttgttttgaagtgtcttATATCTGAGAGATGAGATCTGgaaactagaggtcaaccgattatgatttttcaacgccgataccgatttttggaggacaaaaaaaaaacgatttaatcggacgatttttaaaatgtatttgtaataatgacaattacaacaatactgaatgaacacttattttaacttaatataatacataaataaaatcaatttagcctcaaataaataatgaaacatgttcaatttggtttaaataatgcaaaaacaaagtgttggagaagtaaaaatgcaatatgtgccatgtaagaacgtttgagttccttgcttagaacatgagaacatatgaaagctggtggttccttttaacatgagacttcaatattcccaggtaagaagttttaggttgtagttattataggactttttctctctataccatttgtttttcatatacctttgactattggatgttcttataggcactttagtattgccagtgtaacagtatagcttctgtccctctcatcgctcctacctgggctcgaaccaggaacacaacgacaacagccaccatcgaagcagcgttacccatgcagagcaaggggaacaactactccaagtctcagagcgagtaacGTTcaaaacgctattagcgcgcaccccgctaacttactagccatttcacatcacatcgttacaccagcctaatcttgggagttgataggcttgaattcataaacagcagagctgctggcaaaacgcacagaagtgctgtttgaatgaacgcttatgagcctgctggtgcctaccaccgctcagtcagactgctctatcaaatcatagacttaattagaacataacacacagaaatacaagccttagttcattaatatggtcaaatccggaaacaatcatctcaaaaacaaaaaaaatattatttcagttccgtattttatctaacggtctaaatattcctgttacattgcacaaccttcaatgttatgtcataattacatacaattctggcaaattagttcgcaatgagccaggcggcccaaactgttgcatataccctgactctgcgtgcaatgaacgcaagagaagtgacacaatttcacctggttaatatcgCCTGcttaacctggatttcttttagctaaatatgcaggtttaaaaatatatacttctgtgtattgattttaagaaaggcattgatgtttatggttaggtacacattggagcaacgacagtcctttttcgcgaatgcgcactgcatcgattatatgcaacgcaggacacactagataaactagtaatatcatcaaccatgtgtagttataactagttattatgattgattaagtttaatgctagctagcaacttaccgtaGCTTCTTACTGCAATAGCGTAACAGgtgggctcctcgtgaggcaggtggttagagcgttggactagttaaccataaggttgcaagattgaatccctgagctgacaaggtaaaaatctgttgttctgcccctgaacaaggcagttaacccaccgttcctaggccgtcattgaaaataagaatgtgttaactgacttgcatagttaaataaagattaaaaatCGGCGTCCAAATTTACAGATTTtttattgttatgaaaacttgaaatcggccattccgattaatcggtcgacctctactggaAACAGGTTATATTTTGAcacatttaacccctttttttaggcactaaactacttccatacacacacgtgtacaaaacattaagaacaccttcctaatattgagttgcaccgcGCATTTTGCCCTCAAAtgcctcaattcgtcgggacatggactctacaaggagtcgaaagcgttccacagggatgctggcccatgttgactccaatgcttcccacagttgtgcgaAGTTGgcagatgtcctttgggtggtggaccattattgatacacacaggaaactgttgagcgtgaaaaaacccAGCAGGTTGTAGTtcctgacacaaaccggtgtgcctggcacctactactatacccctttcaaaggcacttaaatcttttgtcttgcccattcaacctcaatggcacacatacacaatcccagtggtgaaaagtacccaattgtcatatgagtaaaagtaaagataccttaatagaaaaggacTCGAGTAAATGTGagtcactcagtaaaatcttacttaagtctaaaagtatttgattttaaatatcaaaagtagaatgtaattgctaaaatatgctgaagtatcaaaagtgagtataaataatttcaaattccttatattaagcaaaccagatggcaccatttgtatttattgatgaatagccaggggcacgctccaacaatTTATAAATGAAGCATGCATTTAGTGAGTCCACAATATCAGAGGCggtagggatgaccagcgatgttctcttgataagtgtgggaattagaccagggaaaatgtatggcgtaaaaagtacattttcttaaggaatgtagtgaagtaaaagttgtcaaaaatatgaatagtaaagtacagataccgccaaaaaaatacttaagtaccTCACACCACTGCACAATCTATGTCTCAAAGCTTAAATCcgtctttaacatgtctcctccccttcatctacactaattgaagtggatttaacaagtgacatcaataagggatcatagctttcacctcgaTTTacttggtcagtctgtcatgaaaagagcatgTGTCcttaaatgttttgtacactcagtgtatactatATTTAACCTCCATTCATTTTTAGCGCAAAACCATCAACGTGTTTTGAGTCTCACCTTAGAGGGGtcatagtttgtaggccaaacacTAGACCGCGAGAAGTCTTGACCTCCTCCGAAAGGTGAGGAGACAAGTGACGTTTACTTGAAATTTTGTGAAAAGTGGGTGGATATGTAATTCTTGCACCAGTCACTGTAAACCTCAAAGAACTTGAATCTTTACCAAGCAATTAACAATCCTGAACGATGACACCTATTCCTGTCAGCattaggtgggtgggtgggtgggtgggtgggtgggtggggggtacCTAATTGCAATCTTCACCATGATAACTACCAACTTTAGACAATTTAATGCGATAGGAGGGTGGATTTATTAGCAGTGAAGAAATGTATGTAAAGCAGGCCATTTTATTTATGTCAAGGACACACTTAAGATCCAACATAACGACATATAGACAGACACAGAACTGTATAAACATGCATTGAAACGGCCAACAGTCaatccagattttcatatcgtCAAACAGTCCTTTTCTCATCCCGGGATTTATGGTCTTACCGCCTCAGTACACAAGGGGGCACTAAAACAATGCCCATTGTGCATCTATTACCAGAAggctaacaaaattagcacaaactaatagtgaatttcaatagcagctactaggtaaatatgctaacgagcgcaaagacaggcaatccagctcaAAGTTAAACAAGTATAGGTAGTAGCTACCGAATGTCTTTTtgtcagtttggacatttacgaGTGAATGTGAACAAATGTgacattgtgcaaatgaacaaagttttgaAGCATGCTTGTCATAAGGGAGTGGTATGTGTACAGCTGTATCTATGTGGAGTCGCTAGGGCAATGGGTCTGCCTGCCTCGCTCGGATAAATAGGGGGCAGGAGTAGACTGACCgagaaggtaaaaaaaaaaaaatgcaaggaAATCAAAATACCCATCCAAAGcgctttgacttctcaaacacggCAGAAAGCTAGCACTATATGATGCCCTGCCcattcacttacttagctaactAACAAGATAAACCAaatacacagctggactcacAAGCACTAGCTTTTTCccattgtgctatttacaaacgaAAAATGATtagctcaactgttctggggaactacggtaagcttcataatgtgaccgGTGAAATGAAGAACATAACCTGCTTTATCTCCTAAGTTGACTGCAGGTACAAATATTCAATAAATAGTTTTGacagtattgaaaaaccatcgtggctttttccaaataccccgCTATACCGCCTAAGcactgtgagaaagagagaaaaaaaaacataaaaaaaaaaagtattactaCAAACCAAAATCACTGACCTTTGCTGTATGACAATCAAGCATGCTATCTGATGCCTACTACATTTCTCCATGATCGGCGTCAACGCATTCCTCATTCTTAAAGCCGGGGTTCCTTCTGCCATTAATCCTTGGGAGGGTTTCCTAAATGTTTTTTCAGGTTGCCTAAGTCCAAACAGTGAAAAATATTATTTGGGCTGATAACTTTTTGGGTGATGGAAAAATtatttcagtgtaaacttaaactaCTAAAAAAAACtagataatggacctatattttatttttatttttgagaactaacaatcacctaaaggaaataaatgtaaaaaaatgtttaaactaTTCATTTAGCAGTATAGATTGTTTTAAAGCATAGTAACacattagccatggcaaaatgcaaTAGAActgtaggaaattagctttaaaaaggTAGACTCAGCTAAATGACATTGCCACGAGCAGCAGCGCAAATATTGAGATGAGCAAGATGCAAGACTTCGCTCTCAGTTATACACAGTTATCTGCACATGTGCACGGGTTCGCTTCACTCTTACAGCGTGGGCGCCACGGAACCAAAAGAGCGGAAATGTACCCACTATGCTGTTAACTTTCTGCATCTACATCATAACACTAAGTCtacctttaaaactgcaaaattctCTCCGCTACATGGCAggatgtagaattgcaggaaatgtgctttaaacTGCAAAATATCTCAGGTGCATGGCAAAATGTCTAGAATTGCTGGAAATCAGCTTAAATGCAAAAAAATCTGCtagatgatgggggggggggggctctaaaATTCTCTGGAATTCAGCCACGCTGACGGCCTGACCGTTCCCCTGCTATGCCTACCAACTAAGCCTCTTTTTGATACAGAAAAACCGTGCTTAAAGACGATGTTCAAACTACAGTACAATATTACTTCTTTCTATCTCTTTACATACGGTTCCAATCCAGACATTGCTTTGTGTCAATGTTTGTGCACGCTTCTCATCAGCAGTGCCAGGTAACAAGTAACATTGAAAAGAGAGGAAAAGCATAGAGCACTTAAATAGAGCCACCTATcgtgtatacatacacacactgtgttTAGTATTTTTATTCTAAGTAAGAAAAGTTCAGTTTTTTTTAGTTCACAGCATTTAACAATTAACCCAATTTAAACAAAAATCCATTAACTCAAAATAAGATTTTAGGAGGTATTTTCTATCTTCACAAATATTTTGTAATAAAACCAATGACTAAGTGGATTAATTTAACGTCAAAGTGATCATTTGTATCATATCTATTTTGTTGACTCAACAATACATAGATCTATCATTCTTGTTTTAGAGGAGAACTAGGCCTATACTGATTAACACCGGACTATACAGTAAAGTAGCTGTGACGACGTCAGTCACAGACAGTACTGTACGTCAGGTAACTAACTGTACCTTGCCAAATCATCACGGTGTGAAGACTTGTTCAGGAGATCATCTTTCTCATTGCCCAGTGTAGGTTAATGACCACTCATAACCTTTATTTCACCACGTACCACATTCAGCAGCATGTAAACCAACAGGATCTCAATCACTTCAAATCGCCAAGTCCAGTCTAAATGTAGTTCTGAGAAATTGTCGTCCCCATCATTTTATGATCAGCATAGTGATATAACACGCACCTTTTAACCAATTTGTTCCAGTTAAATCTGCATTGTGTGATTTCAACCATGATGGTGGGGATGGACATTTCCCAATAATAACCCAGACTACCAGTATACAAAAAAGCTTGATTAGTCGTGTTCAGACACACGAAAGCAGATCCACAGCTGTAAAGTTGAGTTTCAAACCTATCTGGCACCAGTGAGCATGGAAATGGCACCATGCTGAAGGCTATTCAAAAACCTGAATGTGAGATGGGAGCATATGAGGTTACTAAGCCCCAGTTCAGTGCCTGAGAGAGCAGGAAATCTCCAGAGGGAACATCTGACATGTCTGCCAAATGACTTAATTCCCACTCAAAATACATAACTACAAAAGAGGGAACGGAAATAAATATTCTTTCCCATGACTAGGGAATAATTGTGGGCTCAATTACTTGTGTGAAACACAATCCCTCACAAGCGGGATCCCATGCACAATATATCATGGAGCCTCAAGTAGGCTCAGGCTGTCACATTGATACTATGCAATGAGGCGCCCAGGGAGAGGCAAACATACCACTGTTAGTCAATGTTGAGGGCAACTAGTCTAGACCATAGAGGAGATGCTTGCCGAGGCAAACCTACTTTGAGTGAGTCAATGTTGAGGCCATGGCATCTTGTCTAGACCATAAACCATGAGAGTAACTTTGGAAATTCAGCACATCAGACAAGAGGTGTACCAACTACAGGCGGCACCACACGGGTCCAGTCTCCTCCTCGCCAGAGGCTGTCTGGAATGCTGGATCATGGGGAGCACCTATCGGAGCGTTCATTTATCTGATTCGCATAGCAGCCAGTTACTTCAGCTCCAGTGGCTTGACAGGTGACACTGATTGAGGTTGGAGCTACAGTGCTGGATGAGTAGCTGGTGGATTGGCCCTTTGCTCTACAGCCACAACATTCTACCACTCCAGCCAATTGAGACCAATTAGTCTGAAATGGGCACATTGACAAACAACTACAGTGCACCCTGGTATGCAGCTTCTCACTATATTGTTAGAAATAATGAATTAAGTTGTACCACACTGAGATGGCAAAAGAGAATGTTTACTCCCAAGTACGGGACAGTTGAAAAAAAAACATCCTGCAATAACAAATCTCAGCCAGATGATGGTGACAGTGCACCAACACAAATATCACATAACCCAGGATCAAAAGGGAACCAGCCTCAAAAGGCCACTCCTTCACCACAAagttcaaaaagctaacaaaacATAGATGTTATTATTGTGTCTTGGAAGGCTCTACAGCTGTCATACAGATAGGAACACTGTTTACCTTTCTAGTTGACATAAGCTACATCACATTTCCAGGAAAACAATCTGTGCCACCAAGTCTGATATGAGAGGATCTATGGTGCCTACCTGTAGGTAGAGGGCCTGGTGCCCGGCCAGCGACTCCCCCAAGGGAACCACCACCTTCTCCAGGCTGCGCTGGTGGGAGTGGGCCTGGATGTCAGGGCTCTCTTCAGACCGCAGCTCAATGTGGGAGATCAGCAGGTTGGATATGACTTGCTGCACTGACTGCAGAGGAAGACAGTCAGGAGTGAGTTGATAGATTTCTAGGAAGTAGG contains:
- the LOC110505260 gene encoding heme-binding protein 1, with translation MHPGNCRMNGGGGLDGRDESVFGTITLEDLESFSEDQLSDSGNGSLEEESETMEDEGQQDRLLRYWQDAARGHQVEVPRDMADPIQQITSNNNGQHDRERVPFTLITHKEKCGDVLYEKRHYEKAHWACITVHEDTYEQSICYGFMKLMRYICQQNSSGTYLGMTIPILTVIRTDENHSVLSSDVTVAYYLPTEYQAQPPQPSDTEISIEEWPATTVYTRAFAGATNEVTIINEIRTMAEVLDSPAICVNDSFIVAGYTNPAAVNRQNEIWFLEQP